From the Diospyros lotus cultivar Yz01 chromosome 13, ASM1463336v1, whole genome shotgun sequence genome, one window contains:
- the LOC127789048 gene encoding 29 kDa ribonucleoprotein A, chloroplastic gives MASSASSSLHFLSLTPNSLSLSNTKPSFTLSLPSFNFPPSFSISPSFLRVSPIPFHSSPSRLVQRNVAVSSEFEQGEGLLNDTEEEPSFSPELKLFVGNLPFNVDSATLADLFERAGNVEMVEVIYDKITGRSRGFGFVTMSTTEEVEAAAQQFNGYELEGRALRVNSGPPPRREESSFRGSRGGTSFNNTNRVYVGNLAWGVDDLALETLFSEQGKVMEAKVVYDRDSGRSKGFGFVTYSSADEVNNAIESLDGIDLNGRAIRVSMAEARPRRQF, from the exons ATGGCGTCCTCCGCATCTTCGTCTCTCCATTTCCTCTCTCTAACCCCCAACTCCCTCTCCCTGTCCAACACGAAACCCTCCTTTACCCTCTCACTCCCCTCCTTCAACTTCCCTCCCTCCTTCTCCATATCCCCTTCATTTCTCCGCGTTTCCCCCATACCCTTCCACTCCTCTCCCTCTCGCCTCGTCCAACGAAACGTTGCCGTTTCCTCCGAATTCGAGCAGGGCGAAGGGCTCTTGAACGACACCGAGGAGGAGCCCAGCTTCTCGCCCGAACTCAAGCTCTTTGTCGGCAACTTACCCTTCAACGTCGACAGCGCCACTCTTGCCGACCTCTTCGAACGCGCCGGCAATGTCGAGATGGTTGAG GTTATATATGACAAGATAACTGGACGAAGCAGAGGGTTTGGTTTTGTGACAATGTCTACCACCGAGGAGGTTGAGGCGGCTGCTCAGCAATTTAATGGCTAT GAACTCGAGGGCAGGGCTCTGAGAGTGAATTCTGGACCTCCTCCACGGCGAGAAGAATCTTCTTTCAGAGGTTCCAGGGGTGGAACGAGTTTCAATAACACCAATAGGGTTTATGTGGGCAACCTTGCATGGGGTGTTGATGATTTGGCACTTGAAACCTTGTTTAGTGAACAAGGGAaggttatggaagctaaggttGTTTATGACAGAGACAGTGGCAGATCAAAGGGGTTTGGTTTTGTAACCTACAGCTCTGCTGATGAGGTCAACAATGCTATTGAATCCTTGGATGGCATT GACCTAAATGGCAGGGCAATCCGTGTAAGCATGGCCGAAGCTAGGCCAAGGCGCCAGTTTTGA
- the LOC127789234 gene encoding pentatricopeptide repeat-containing protein At2g37230, producing MAYISASKRPHLRPRLYSDLSIISNPISLKSLYFFCSSSSAEPPIETETETESPVLLAEAASQRAPRGRHRNPEKLEDVICRMMANRPWTTRLQNSIRSLVPEFDRSLVYNVLHGARNSEHALQFFRWVERAGLFCHDRETHCKIIEILGRDSKLNHARCILLDMPKKGVNWDEDMFVMLIDGYGKAGIVQESVKIFQKMEQLGVERTIKSYDCLFKVILRRGRYMMAKRYFNKMLSEGIMPTCNTYNIMIWGFFLSTRVETANRFFEDMKSREILPNVVTYNTMINGYYRVKKVEEAEKYFVEMKGRNIAPTVISYTTMIKGYVSVGRVDDALKLLEEMKSFDIKPNAFTYSTLLPGLCDADKMTEAQNILKEMVEKFIAPMDNSIFIKLITGQCKAGNLDAASDVLKAMIRLSIPTEAGHYGVLIENFCKAGIYDRAVKLLDKLIEKEIILRPLNTFEMEPSAYNPVIMYLCNNGQTEKAETFFRQLMKKGVLDPVAFNNLMYGHASEGKLDSAFEVLKIMIRRKVPSEGSAFKVLVESYLRKGEPTDAKTALDCMIEQGHAPESSLYRSVMESLFEDGRVQTASRVMKTMVEKGVMENMDLVAKILEALLMRGHVEEALGRIELLMHGGWAPDFDNLLSVLCEKGKTIAALKLLDFALERDCTIDFSSYDKVLDALLGAGKTLNAYSILCKVMEKGGVTDWSSCEELIKNLNKEGNTKQADILSRMIMGGDRAAGRKKGNKLASVVS from the coding sequence ATGGCCTACATCTCTGCATCGAAGCGACCGCATTTGAGGCCCCGACTTTACTCTGATCTTTCCATCATTTCGAACCCCATCTCCCTCAAATCCCTCTATTTCTTCTGCTCATCATCTTCTGCGGAGCCCCCAATcgaaacagaaacagaaacagaGTCGCCAGTTTTACTAGCAGAAGCAGCGAGCCAGAGAGCGCCGAGAGGTAGGCATCGGAACCCGGAAAAGTTAGAGGATGTAATTTGTCGGATGATGGCCAATCGGCCTTGGACGACCCGTTTACAGAACTCGATTAGGAGTTTGGTGCCCGAATTTGATCGTTCACTAGTTTATAATGTGTTGCACGGCGCTCGGAACTCGGAGCACGCTCTCCAGTTCTTTCGATGGGTTGAGAGGGCCGGGTTGTTCTGCCACGATAGGGAAACTCACTGTAAGATAATTGAGATTCTGGGTCGTGATTCGAAGCTCAACCATGCCCGGTGTATACTGTTGGATATGCCGAAGAAGGGCGTCAATTGGGACGAGGATATGTTTGTTATGCTTATTGATGGCTATGGTAAAGCAGGTATTGTTCAAGAGAGTGTGAAGATTTTTCAGAAAATGGAGCAGCTGGGGGTTGAGAGGACAATAAAATCGTATGATTGTTTGTTCAAAGTGATATTGCGGCGTGGACGGTATATGATGGCCAAGAGGTACTTTAACAAGATGCTGAGTGAGGGGATAATGCCAACTTGCAACACTTACAATATTATGATTTGGGGTTTCTTCCTTTCGACTAGGGTTGAGACTGCAAATCGGTTCTTCGAAGACATGAAAAGTAGGGAGATTTTGCCTAATGTGGTTACTTACAATACTATGATTAATGGGTATTATCGTGTTAAGAAGGTTGAGGAAGCAGAGAAATATTTTGTGGAAATGAAAGGAAGGAATATTGCTCCAACGGTCATAAGTTATACCACCATGATTAAAGGGTATGTTTCAGTTGGACGAGTTGATGATGCTTTGAAATTGCTTGAAGAGATGAAGAGTTTTGATATTAAGCCGAATGCTTTTACGTACTCTACACTATTGCCTGGGCTCTGTGATGCAGATAAGATGACTGAAGCTCAAAACATTTTGAAGGAGATGGTAGAAAAATTTATTGCGCCAATGGACAATTCAATcttcataaaattaataactggCCAGTGCAAGGCCGGTAACTTGGATGCAGCCTCAGATGTGCTGAAAGCGATGATTAGGTTGAGCATTCCAACAGAGGCTGGACATTATGGTGTTTTAATTGAGAATTTCTGCAAGGCTGGAATATACGATCGGGCAGTTAAATTGTTGGATAAACTTattgagaaagaaattattttgaggCCACTGAACACTTTTGAAATGGAGCCCAGTGCATATAACCCTGTGATTATGTATCTCTGCAACAATGGGCAGACAGAAAAAGCTGAAACATTTTTCCGGCAGCTGATGAAAAAGGGTGTTCTTGATCCCGTTGCCTTCAATAATCTCATGTATGGACATGCATCTGAAGGAAAACTTGATTCTGCTTTTGAAGTTTTAAAGATCATGATTCGGAGAAAGGTTCCTTCAGAGGGAAGTGCATTCAAGGTACTTGTTGAGAGCTACTTAAGGAAAGGTGAACCAACTGATGCTAAAACTGCTTTGGATTGTATGATTGAGCAGGGTCATGCTCCCGAATCATCTCTTTATAGATCAGTAATGGAGAGTCTCTTTGAAGATGGGAGGGTCCAAACAGCAAGTCGTGTGATGAAGACTATGGTCGAGAAGGGGGTTATGGAGAACATGGACCTTGTTGCTAAGATCTTGGAAGCTCTTCTAATGAGGGGTCATGTAGAGGAAGCCCTTGGGCGTATTGAACTACTAATGCATGGTGGCTGGGCACCTGATTTTGATAATCTTTTGTCTGTTCTTTGTGAGAAAGGGAAAACCATTGCTGCTCTGAAGCTGTTGGATTTTGCTTTGGAGAGAGACTGTACCATTGACTTTTCAAGCTATGACAAGGTACTGGATGCCCTTTTAGGAGCTGGGAAGACCCTCAATGCATATTCAATCTTGTGTAAGGTAATGGAGAAAGGAGGAGTTACTGACTGGAGTAGCTGTGAAGAGCTAATCAAAAATCTCAACAAAGAGGGGAATACTAAGCAAGCAGATATTCTGTCGAGGATGATCATGGGAGGGGATAGAGCTGCTGGGAGGAAGAAAGGGAACAAATTGGCTTCTGTCGTCTCATGA